DNA sequence from the Chitinophagaceae bacterium genome:
CTGATCGCCTGCCCAATATTCATCTGCTAAAAATGCAAAAGAATGTCCAATTTCATGAATCATAATTTCTAATGACTGAACGTTTGTAGAAGCTGTTGCGACCCAACCTCCTGAACCGCCGTATTTTGTTGAGTTTACAATCATTAAGACCTGGTCATAGGTCGGAAAATGATTAGCTAAAACATTCACTACTTGTGAATTATTCGTTGGCACCAATAATCTTTCAATACCTGCATACCAAAAAGTACTTCCAAAATAATTGTCAATCAAATTATTGGGATCCATTGCAGCACCGGACTCATTGGAGGGGGTAAAAACAGAAACTACATTAAAATAGTTTATATACCTGTCAAACGGCTTTTCCAAAAATAGTCCTGTAACAATATTTTCAGCATCATCTGTGAATTTTTGGTATTCATGCTGTTGATAACCATCACCTAAGATTACTAAATTTATTCTTGATTCAGTACTGCCATTATTCAATAATGTGTCAACAATTATATTTTGCGAATTAGCAGTAAATGAAAAAATTAGGAACAAGGCTAAATAAAAATTTTTCATTTTATTCAATATTTACTTTTAAAATGTCATTTCTTAATTGTTCAGGAGATTTGATAAACTCTTGAATGATAAATGCAGCACTACCTTCAATCAACTGAAGTCTTAAAAAATGATCGGTTTCTTGTAGTTTTAACATTTTAGTTGCAAGCTTGCCTTCATTGTCAACGTATTCAACCTTTTTTTGCAAAGGGTTTTCAAAAATAATTTCTTTTAAAGGCTCCCCATTCGTATCTAATAAAAGAAAAGCTAAATCTCCGTCCTCAGCATATCGCTTGCTTTTTGCAGATTCTTTCAATCGGCCTTTAGTTACTATATAGTTAATTAAATCAGCTGATAATATTCCACTAATACTATCTTGAGTAAGACTAAAATTGACAAACAAAATTTTAGGTTGTTGAGTTTCCTCATTCATAACATCTGTGTTGTCATGCAAATGATTGCCTGACTTACAATTTGCTAAAAATAAAGAAAGTATACATGCTATTAAAAACAACTTCATTTCAAAAATTACTCCATTTTGTATACTCGAAGTTAAGCTATTTTATCTAAAATTAATAGACGAATATGTTTTACAAAATGTCACATGATAATCTAATAATGAGTTTAATCACAAGTATTTTTAAATTTTTAATCCCAAATTATTTCCGGGCAGTAAACATCTCAACACTATTATCATAAGGTTCCAAGGATTGAAGGAAAATATATATTGCTTCTATGTCAGATGTTTTCATGCCGGCATAAGTTATCCAGGGCATGATTGTCTGAAAGTCACCTTCATTTACTCTATGAGGTCTGTAATCAGGGCTGTCGTATCTTTTGAAACGGTTTACAAAATCTTCTTTTGTCCAATGTTTCAAACCGGTTTCATGAGGGGTAAGATTAGGTGCTCTGAGTATACTGCCATCAGGAAGTCCAAATTCTCTGCCGCCTCCGGCTAACGGCCCTGTAAAACTGCCTTTTTCAAATTGCGTATGACAATCTCCACAGGCTGCAGCAGTAAACATATATTGACCGTAAGCTAATTTATTATTTTCCGGTGGGCGTTGCGATAATTGAGCTTTTTCCGGAATGGTTCTAAGAATAAAATTAAAAGGGAAATCAGCTTTTGAAACCGGGTGATTCGTCTCTATAGGCTCAATTGTTCTCAAATATGCTATAACTGCCCTAATATCATCCTCATCTAATTTCCCGTAATTGTGATAAGGCATAACCGGAAAAATAGGATCTCCATTGTTTTTAACTCCGGTTGTAATCAACCTAAAAAGTTCTCCATCAGTCCAATCACCAATACCATAGGGAGTAATATTAGGCGAGATAAAAACTCCCGGGAAGCCCATGCTTTGATCAAAACGTTCTCCTCCGGCGGCTTCAGTCCCTTCAATCATTGGACCTGCGAAATAATTAAAATCTCTTTCAGCATGACACTCTATACATTGCATTACATGTAACGCAAGATATCTGCCTCTTTCAACTTTTTCCGCTGTAATTTTAACTTCTATATCAGGTGGTGCCCCAACATTCGGTAAAGCATAAGAAATATAAGTTAAGGCCATTATTATTATAGCTAAAATGCCTCCTATTGAGAAAAATGAATATTTTATCAGCTTCTTCATAATTTAATTTGTTTAAGGCAAATGTAAATTATATATATATGTTAAATTTCACCTGAAAGGGTGAATTTTAGCTATCCTCTAAATAATTTGTGGATTAGTGAAGTGCGATTCTTTGTATACGTTTTTTGAAAAATATTCTTTAAGTGTGTCTTAATGGTGTTTTCGGAAACAAAAAGGGTTTGAGCAATTTCTTTGTTATGCATACCGGTTTCTAAAAGTTTTATGACCTCAATTTCACTTTTTGTTAAAGAATGTTCTAAATAATTGTTTAGCCTTAAAATACTGCTTATTTTTTCTTGTTCTATATCCCTTTTATAGTAATTGATATATGCGAACTCCACAGCAATTTTTAAATTGATTTTTGTGAATGGTTTAAGAAGGTAATACATAGGGTGAACTTCCTTCGCCTTATCCAAAATTTTTTCTTCTGCATATGCAGTTAAAAAAATGATTGGTACCGGTAGGTTTTCATTAAACCAATGCCCGAGTTCGATGCCATCATTATTGTTTTCAAGGTGAATGTCAAGAATGGCTAATTGTGGCTTATATTCTAAAGCATATTCTTTGGATTCAGCTATATTAAAAGCAGGCCCCACAACTTCATAGCCCAATTCTTCAAGAGTGAGAGCAATATCGCCCCCAATAATGGCATCATCTTCTACAACAAGTATTTTAAAATTAGCTGACTTCGTCATGTAGTTTGAATTTTTTGATATTGTAAACAACCTGAGTACCGCCAAACTCATTATTATTATGGCATAAAGTTGCTTTTAATTTTTTAGAAAAAGTATCTATCATTTTTAAACCGAAAGAATCAGAACCTTTTTTGTCTGGTATAAATCCGCTGCCATCATCATTGATTTCTAATATCAATTCATTATTACTTAAAATAAGTGAAATGTGAATATTACCGGTTTCTTTATCTTCAAAAGCATGTTTCATTGCATTCGTTACCAATTCATTGATGATCAAACCCAGAGGTATTGCAGTATCTATATCTACTCGTATTTTTTCAGAGTGGTTGTGTAGCTGAATATTTTTATAGGAAAGTTGAAAGGCTTCCTGATATTGATTAATCAATTGTTCTATGTATTCATGCATTTCTATTTTTCTAAAATTTGATGCAGCATATAATTGGTGATGAATCAAACCAATAGCATTTACACTATTCTTACTGGATTGAACGGTTCTGACAGCTTCAGCATCTGTTATTGAAAGACTTTGTAAGTTAAGCAGACTTTGTAGCAATTGCAGATTATTCTTAATCCTGTGATGCATTTCATGTATCAATTCCTCTTTTTCTTCAAGGGCAATTGATGTTTGAGACATTGATTTTTTAAGTTTACTATTTAATTTTTGACGGTTAATTAATATAATGGTTGAGATTAAAAATAAAGCTGATAAGGAAATACTTCCAATTAAATATAATTGTTGCTGAGCCAGATTTTTTTCAATTTCGAGATTTTGTAAAGCGATTGTTTGCTCTTTTTCTTTTAGTTCAAATCTTGCCTGCATTTCTTCAATCGCCCATTGCTGCTGCTCATTATTTAAAATTTCAGTAAGTCGGGTATATTCTTTCCAGCTTAGTATCGCTTCAGTATAGTTTTTACTATATTCCTTAGCGATAGCTCTTTCTTTATAAATTCTTCTTAATAAATCTAATCTTCCCGATCCTTTAACCAGAGAATATGCCATCTCAATTTTTTCACTTCCTTCTTTTATCTTTCCGGCTTTTATTTCTATTGCACCCAGATAAGTAAGCCCTGCAACATATTCTAAAGGGTTTATTTTGCTTGTAAACTCTAATCCGCTTTCTAATTTAACTTTAGCTTCTTCAAGTTCATTTAGATGAAATAACGCAATGCCTTTTCCAATATCAACAGCATGCATTTCATCTAAACTATTTGTTTTTTCAAATAATGCTTCTGCATATTTAAAACTTTCAATGCTTTTTTTATGCTCATTCATATAAGAGTAAGCCAGCCCCTTGTTAAAATAAGTATAAGCCATCCCCATATTGTCATTTTCAAGTGATTTTAAATCAAGTGAACGGTCATAAACTTCTAAGGCTTTTACATAATTTCTCCTTTGACGAAAAATAATTCCCAAATTGTTCAGTGCATGTCCCATACCTTCCTTATATTCAATACTTTCAGAAAGAAAATATGCTTTTTCATAGTGTTCTATAGCATTTAATAGATTCCCCTCAAAAAAAAACGCAGCCCCCAGTGCATTTTCTAATTTTGCTACACTTAATAAATCACTATTTTCCTCTGCAAGATTAATGGCTTTTTGATACTTTTTGTGAGCAGTTTGAAAGTCATCCTTGTATTCATAAGCCAGAGCTTGTTGATATAAATTCCATATTTTACCCTGAAGAAAGTCTATTTTCCTTGCCAGCTCATAACCTTTATTGCTGAAAATAAGAGCTGAATCCGGGTTTGTAGATAACAAATAATAAGAAATGTCCCTGTACAACCAAACTTTATTAGTGTCCGGAACAACATAATTTAAGCTCATAATCAGACTGTCATGCTCAGCCCTCAATAGACTATTACCGGAAATGTTAAATATTTCAAGGGTAAAAATTACAAGTAAAAGCAGAGTTTTTCTTGGACTAAACTTTTGCATTTTTTATTACTTTTAAATTTCAATTGTAAGTGCATTTTTAAAATTGAATAAATATAGCTATGAAATGGTGCATTTTGTCATTTGCTGTCTTTTAAATTAATTTTACGTCCACTTTCTATAAAAATATTTAATAAATATATAAAAATAAAATATTGGTTTTAAAATCTTTTTTAATTTTTTTTGAAGTGTTCAATAACATTTTACTTTTTATTTCTTTAGAGTAAAAGGTTTACCTATTTATTATCTTTGCAAAAAATAGTTAAGTGATTTTTAGAATTTTATCAAGCTTGTTTGTGGTATTTATATCTATTTCTTCTGAGGCTTCTCTAAGACTCAACGAAGTTATGGTAAACCCCAACCCCGGAACAAATACTTCTGAAGTTCAATCATTAGTAGATTGTGACAATCCAACTTTTGGAGCAGCATGGATTGAATTATATAATTTTAGTCAGTGTGATACAATTTTTTTAGACTGTTACATAGTTGCTTCTCAGACCTCAGGTTCTAATGGAGGAGCTTTTACATTTCCTGCAGGGAGTTTTATTGCCCCTCTGGATTTTGTGGTTATCGGAGGGCCTGATGCGCCCAATGTAGATTATCTGTTGCCGGATTTTTGTAATACACCTTCTTTATGTACGTCTGATACCTGGTCACTTGCAAATGACTTTGGCTGGGTGGCTTTATATGCACCTGATGGGACTGTGACGGATGCTTTTTTCTATACTGAAAGTACAGGTCAGGCTACAGATTTAGGGGTTAACCCAAATTTTGATTTAGCGCCTTGTGTTCCTTTACAATGTGATAATTTAGGTGCTCTTCAGAAAGCAAACGAAATGACACCCGGTACAGAAATATTTTATACAGGCATAGCTCCTCCGGCAGGGGAATCTAAAGCCCGGAGTGAAGATGGTTTAGGAAGTTGGCAAACAGTTTCTGTTCCTACACCGGGAGATTGTAATGGTACTTGTGCAGAACCGGACGATTTGGAAATTCTGATTGAAGTAGTTCAAAATGAGACATGTGAGCAATCTAACGGAATAGTTACTTTTAGTATTGAAGGTGGAAGTGAGCCATATTCAATTGAGTGGTTCAATGAATCTCAGCAGGATACTTTATTTAATTTGTCGGCCGGTGATATAGAAGTAGTAGTTACTGATGTTAATGGATGCCGAGATGAAGATTTTGCCTTACTGTTAAATGAAGGTGCACCACCTGATTTAGAAGTAATTCCGGAGAATCCGGCCATTTTTTTAGGAGAATTTGTTGGTTTAGAATTGCAGGCTTCAAATGCTATTGTTGACGCAGCTTGGTCTCCTTCTAATGGATTGAGCTGTCAGTCATGCCTAAATCCACTGGCTGCACCGGGAGTCACAACAACCTATAATGTAGAGGTGCTTGATGAGTTTGGATGTACCCAGTCAACAACTGTAAGGGTGGAGGTTGTAGATGATGCAGCTTCAATATTTATTCCCAATGCTTTTACTCCCAATCAGGCGGAAAATAATCAATTATTTGTCAGAAGTCCGAGAATTCAAAGTATGAACTTCCGGGTATATGACAGATGGGGAAATGTTGTTTTTCAGACAACTACTCAATCTGAAGGCTGGGATGGAACTGACCCTTCCGGAAACCCATTGCAAACAGGTGTTTTTATATATCAGTTAGAAGTGGTTTTGGAAAATGGAACAGAAAGAACGCTAAGTGGTAATATTAATCTGATTCGATAAAACATAATTAAGTTTATAATGTACTCTATAAAAAATATACTCGGTCTGATTTTGCTATTAATTACAATCGTATCTCCTAAAATCTCATCGTCTCAGGATATTCATTTTTCACAGTTTTATGCTTCACGCTTAATTGTAAATCCTGCTATGACCGGTTTTATTAATGAAGAATATAGGGTAGGGGCACAGTTTAGAAGTCAATGGAATGGTTTTACTAATGGCTATACAACTATTGGAGCTTCCGCAGAGGGTAGTTTTTTTAAAGGTCGCTGGAGAGATGATTATTTTGGGGCAGGCCTCCAAATGTATCGTGATTTTGCCGGGGATGCCGCCTTGGGGAATAATACGATAGCCCTTTCAGGAGCATATAGCAAAGGCCTGGGAAATGATGGCAGACATGCTCTTGCTCTTGGTTTTCAAGCGCTTGCCTATCAGCTTACAATTAATCCCGGAGATTTATACTTTGATAATCAATATAATGGAGTAATTCTGGATACCGATATTCCTCCATCTTCATTTGTTAATTCAGCTTCAGATATTAGTTTTGATTTAGCTGCCGGACTTAATTATCATTTTATCCCGGGAGATGCCTTTAATTTTTATGCCGGTATTTCCGCTTATCAGATTTTAGAATCTGAAGCTAATCTTTTAACGGAAGGAGTTGCAAAAAGAAATCGTAGATATACCGCACACTTTGCCGGTGATTTTTATGTGAGCCGGCCCATGAATATTTTAATTGCCGGGATGTATTTACAGCAAGCTTCTTTAAGACAGATTAATACCGGATTTATGTTACAGTTTTTTCTGGATGATCACAACTTAGAATCACCTACACGCTTTAATATCGGGACTTTTTTAAGATATTCTTCTCCTTTACCGGATGCACTTATTGTCTCTGCCAGAATGGATTACCAAAATGTTTCCCTTGGCATGTCTTATGATTTTAATATTTCCGGATTAAATACTTCTTCCGACTTTCGCGGAGCTTATGAATTAAGCCTTTTCTACAATGGTCTTTTTACAACTGCAGGGCAAAGAAATTTTG
Encoded proteins:
- a CDS encoding cytochrome C codes for the protein MKKLIKYSFFSIGGILAIIIMALTYISYALPNVGAPPDIEVKITAEKVERGRYLALHVMQCIECHAERDFNYFAGPMIEGTEAAGGERFDQSMGFPGVFISPNITPYGIGDWTDGELFRLITTGVKNNGDPIFPVMPYHNYGKLDEDDIRAVIAYLRTIEPIETNHPVSKADFPFNFILRTIPEKAQLSQRPPENNKLAYGQYMFTAAACGDCHTQFEKGSFTGPLAGGGREFGLPDGSILRAPNLTPHETGLKHWTKEDFVNRFKRYDSPDYRPHRVNEGDFQTIMPWITYAGMKTSDIEAIYIFLQSLEPYDNSVEMFTARK
- a CDS encoding DNA-binding response regulator, with the translated sequence MSLAVLRLFTISKNSNYMTKSANFKILVVEDDAIIGGDIALTLEELGYEVVGPAFNIAESKEYALEYKPQLAILDIHLENNNDGIELGHWFNENLPVPIIFLTAYAEEKILDKAKEVHPMYYLLKPFTKINLKIAVEFAYINYYKRDIEQEKISSILRLNNYLEHSLTKSEIEVIKLLETGMHNKEIAQTLFVSENTIKTHLKNIFQKTYTKNRTSLIHKLFRG
- a CDS encoding type IX secretion system membrane protein PorP/SprF — its product is MYSIKNILGLILLLITIVSPKISSSQDIHFSQFYASRLIVNPAMTGFINEEYRVGAQFRSQWNGFTNGYTTIGASAEGSFFKGRWRDDYFGAGLQMYRDFAGDAALGNNTIALSGAYSKGLGNDGRHALALGFQALAYQLTINPGDLYFDNQYNGVILDTDIPPSSFVNSASDISFDLAAGLNYHFIPGDAFNFYAGISAYQILESEANLLTEGVAKRNRRYTAHFAGDFYVSRPMNILIAGMYLQQASLRQINTGFMLQFFLDDHNLESPTRFNIGTFLRYSSPLPDALIVSARMDYQNVSLGMSYDFNISGLNTSSDFRGAYELSLFYNGLFTTAGQRNFVMPCPSL